In Alicyclobacillus macrosporangiidus CPP55, a single window of DNA contains:
- a CDS encoding NTP transferase domain-containing protein, giving the protein MTSSTSPIQAIILAAGQSARLRPLTDDRPKCLLPMGPKTILDWQLESLAAIGVRDVTLVVGYRREMIQAHVAEHHSAMRVTYVINDAYRHTNTLFSLRRALETYDGDFYYLNADVVFDEQILRRLSPYEEGGFLAVDRKQCREEEVKVLVEGEQVTAIGKHLNPDACFGEFIGVAKFSGAFADRFRASVLREAVAGNEMKFFEHALDVMPDKTGLTAVDITGLPCVEVDFPEDYEYAVREVLRTFRTVGADE; this is encoded by the coding sequence ATGACTTCTTCCACTTCACCCATCCAGGCCATCATCCTCGCGGCCGGACAGTCGGCACGACTCCGTCCGCTCACGGATGACCGGCCCAAGTGCCTGTTGCCCATGGGACCGAAGACCATTCTCGACTGGCAGCTGGAATCCCTGGCCGCCATTGGGGTACGCGACGTGACCCTGGTCGTCGGCTACCGGCGGGAGATGATTCAGGCGCACGTGGCCGAGCATCATTCCGCGATGCGGGTGACATACGTGATCAATGACGCATACAGGCACACGAACACGCTCTTTTCCCTGCGGCGCGCCCTCGAGACGTACGACGGCGATTTTTACTATCTGAACGCGGACGTGGTCTTCGACGAACAGATCCTGCGCCGGCTTTCCCCTTACGAGGAGGGCGGTTTTCTCGCGGTGGACCGCAAGCAGTGCCGCGAGGAAGAGGTGAAGGTGTTGGTGGAGGGCGAACAGGTGACCGCCATCGGCAAACACCTCAACCCGGACGCATGCTTCGGCGAATTCATCGGCGTGGCGAAGTTCAGCGGCGCCTTTGCCGACCGGTTCCGCGCCTCCGTGCTGCGCGAGGCGGTCGCCGGCAACGAGATGAAGTTCTTCGAACACGCCCTCGACGTGATGCCGGACAAGACCGGCCTGACCGCGGTGGATATCACCGGTCTGCCGTGCGTCGAGGTGGATTTCCCGGAGGACTACGAGTACGCGGTGCGGGAGGTCCTGCGCACCTTCAGGACGGTCGGCGCGGATGAGTGA
- a CDS encoding bifunctional o-acetylhomoserine/o-acetylserine sulfhydrylase translates to MADRPLGFETIALHGAFTGDPATKALAVPIYQTTSYTFDDADHAADLFGLKRPGNIYTRIMNPTQDVFEQRVAALEGGVGALALASGQAAITLSILNIAHAGDHVVSSSNLYGGTYNLFAHTLKKAGIEVTFVDPDDFAAVEAAIRPNTKAVYTETIGNPRLDVADLASLADIAHRHGVPLIVDNTFATPYLCRPIEHGADIVIHSATKYIGGHGTSIGGIIVDSGRFPWDNGRFPGLVEPDESYHGVSYVRDVGAAAYIIKARVQLLRDIGPAISPFNAFLFIQGLETLALRVQRHSENALRVAEFLKEHPQVEWVQYPGLPDSPYYERARKYLPRGQGAILTFGIRGGVEAGKRLIGNLRLFKHVANVADARSLVIHPASTTHQQLSEEAQRAAGVTPNLVRLSVGLEDVQDLLDDLDAGLKAAAAGSDR, encoded by the coding sequence ATGGCGGACAGACCCCTCGGATTCGAGACCATCGCGTTGCACGGAGCGTTCACCGGAGACCCCGCGACCAAGGCGCTCGCGGTGCCCATCTATCAAACCACGTCGTACACCTTTGACGACGCGGACCACGCCGCCGACTTGTTTGGGCTCAAGCGTCCGGGCAACATCTACACCCGCATCATGAACCCCACGCAGGACGTGTTCGAACAGCGCGTCGCCGCATTGGAGGGCGGTGTCGGCGCGCTCGCCCTGGCGTCCGGCCAGGCGGCCATCACCCTGTCCATCCTCAACATCGCTCACGCGGGGGACCACGTGGTCAGCTCGTCCAACCTGTACGGCGGGACGTACAACCTGTTCGCCCACACCTTGAAGAAGGCGGGCATCGAGGTGACGTTTGTCGATCCGGACGACTTTGCCGCCGTCGAGGCGGCCATCCGGCCGAACACAAAAGCCGTGTACACAGAGACCATCGGGAATCCGCGCCTCGACGTGGCCGATCTCGCGTCTTTGGCGGACATCGCGCATCGGCACGGGGTCCCGCTCATTGTGGACAACACGTTTGCCACCCCGTATTTGTGCCGGCCGATTGAGCACGGCGCGGACATCGTGATCCACTCCGCCACCAAGTACATCGGCGGGCACGGTACCTCCATCGGCGGCATCATCGTCGACAGCGGCCGCTTCCCGTGGGACAATGGCCGTTTCCCGGGGCTGGTGGAGCCGGACGAGAGCTACCACGGGGTGTCGTACGTGCGCGACGTCGGCGCTGCTGCCTACATCATCAAGGCGCGTGTACAGCTGTTGCGGGATATCGGGCCCGCCATCTCGCCGTTCAACGCCTTCCTGTTCATCCAGGGCCTCGAGACCCTCGCGCTGCGGGTTCAGCGGCACAGCGAAAACGCCCTGCGCGTGGCCGAGTTCCTGAAGGAGCACCCGCAGGTGGAGTGGGTCCAGTACCCCGGTCTGCCCGACAGCCCCTACTACGAGCGGGCCCGAAAGTACCTGCCGCGCGGCCAGGGCGCCATCCTCACCTTCGGCATCCGCGGCGGGGTGGAGGCAGGGAAGCGGTTGATCGGGAACCTGCGCCTGTTCAAGCACGTCGCCAATGTCGCCGACGCGCGCAGCCTGGTGATCCACCCGGCCAGCACGACACACCAGCAGCTGTCCGAGGAGGCACAGCGTGCAGCCGGCGTGACCCCGAATCTGGTGCGCCTGTCCGTGGGATTGGAGGACGTGCAGGATCTCTTGGACGATCTCGACGCAGGTCTGAAGGCTGCCGCGGCCGGTTCAGATCGCTGA